The Nerophis lumbriciformis linkage group LG34, RoL_Nlum_v2.1, whole genome shotgun sequence genome includes a window with the following:
- the iyd gene encoding iodotyrosine deiodinase isoform X2 codes for MHVLPPPLPPPRSPHGWPLTSQSYKSLSCSMIHSSRTSLFLSSLRSYLTVTLPCFFCTGSTSGGALRGAEPTQPTPGAGWKKTRPPAVGSGALVSVLAADMAGGRAADWTGWRGGGVKQPSPLLCPVMAVLSVLTPFLALVLCMVTGYLVLRSRRQHKVIDPGGATKAGFKPWVDQDLQDDSEVPTQEDGEWVDSTEDDDLQHVPYSPERHPEERMLQRSQDFYALMNQRRSLRFISPEPVPREVIDNVVRTAGTAPSGAHTEPWTFVVVFDVDTKHRIRLIVEEEEEVNYRQRMGDKWVNDLAKLRTNWIKEYLDVAPCLILIFKQTYGVLPNKKKKTHYYNEISVSIACGILLAALQNVGLVTVTSTPLNCGPKLRLLLKRPANEKLLMLLPVGYPAKDATVPDLTRKPLEDIMVHI; via the exons ATGCATGTTCTcccccctcctcttcctcctcctcggtCCCCACATGGCTGGCCACTCACCTCGCAGTCGTACAAGTCGCTGAGCTGCTCGATGATCCACTCCTCCAGAACCAGCCTCTTCCTCAGCTCCttgcggtcgtacttgacggtgACTTTGCCGTGCTTCTTCTGCACCGGGTCGACGTCGGGCGGCGCGCTCAGGGGCGCCGAGCCCACGCAGCCCACCCCGGGCGCGGGCTGGAAGAAGACGCGGCCGCCGGCGGTGGGCAGCGGGGCGCTCGTCTCGGTGCTGGCGGCCGACATGGCGGGCGGGCGGGCGGCTGACTGGACTGGCTGGCGAGGCGGCGgag TCAAGCAGCCGAGTCCTCTTCTCTGTCCGGTCATGGCCGTCCTCTCCGTCCTCACGCCCTTCCTGGCGCTGGTGCTGTGCATGGTGACGGGCTACTTGGTGCTGAGGAGCCGCCGCCAACACAAGGTTATAGACCCCGGGGGAGCAACAAAAGCTGGCTTTAAACCATGGGTTGACCAGGATCTGCAGGATGACAGCGAGGTCCCCACACAAGAGGATG GCGAGTGGGTTGACAGCACAGAGGATGACGATCTCCAGCACGTGCCCTACTCACCTGAGCGCCATCCCGAGGAAAGGATGCTGCAGCGATCTCAGGACTTCTACGCACTGATGAACCAGCGCAGGTCGTTGCGCTTCATCAGCCCAGAGCCGGTCCCACGGGAAGTCATCGACAATGTCGTCCGCACTGCAG GTACCGCCCCCAGTGGAGCGCATACAGAACCCTGGACCTTTGTGGTAGTCTTCGACGTGGACACAAAGCATCGGATCAGACTGATagtggaggaagaggaagaggtgaACTACCGCCAGAGGATGGGCGACAAGTGGGTGAATGATTTAGCTAAATTAAG GACAAACTGGATCAAGGAGTACCTGGATGTCGCTCCATGCCTGATCCTGATCTTCAAGCAGACCTACGGCGTTCTGccgaacaagaaaaagaagacacACTACTACAATGAAATCAGCGTGTCCATAGCTTGTGGCATCCTACTGGCTGCACTGCAG AACGTGGGCCTTGTGACCGTCACGTCGACGCCCCTCAACTGCGGCCCCAAACTCAGGCTCCTTCTCAAACGACCGGCCAATGAGAAGCTCCTCATGCTACTTCCTGTCGGTTACCCTGCTAAGGACGCCACCGTGCCTGACCTCACACGCAAGCCTCTGGAGGACATCATGGTGCACATTTGA
- the iyd gene encoding iodotyrosine deiodinase isoform X1 — protein MIHSSRTSLFLSSLRSYLTVTLPCFFCTGSTSGGALRGAEPTQPTPGAGWKKTRPPAVGSGALVSVLAADMAGGRAADWTGWRGGGVKQPSPLLCPVMAVLSVLTPFLALVLCMVTGYLVLRSRRQHKVIDPGGATKAGFKPWVDQDLQDDSEVPTQEDEGEWVDSTEDDDLQHVPYSPERHPEERMLQRSQDFYALMNQRRSLRFISPEPVPREVIDNVVRTAGTAPSGAHTEPWTFVVVFDVDTKHRIRLIVEEEEEVNYRQRMGDKWVNDLAKLRTNWIKEYLDVAPCLILIFKQTYGVLPNKKKKTHYYNEISVSIACGILLAALQNVGLVTVTSTPLNCGPKLRLLLKRPANEKLLMLLPVGYPAKDATVPDLTRKPLEDIMVHI, from the exons ATGATCCACTCCTCCAGAACCAGCCTCTTCCTCAGCTCCttgcggtcgtacttgacggtgACTTTGCCGTGCTTCTTCTGCACCGGGTCGACGTCGGGCGGCGCGCTCAGGGGCGCCGAGCCCACGCAGCCCACCCCGGGCGCGGGCTGGAAGAAGACGCGGCCGCCGGCGGTGGGCAGCGGGGCGCTCGTCTCGGTGCTGGCGGCCGACATGGCGGGCGGGCGGGCGGCTGACTGGACTGGCTGGCGAGGCGGCGgag TCAAGCAGCCGAGTCCTCTTCTCTGTCCGGTCATGGCCGTCCTCTCCGTCCTCACGCCCTTCCTGGCGCTGGTGCTGTGCATGGTGACGGGCTACTTGGTGCTGAGGAGCCGCCGCCAACACAAGGTTATAGACCCCGGGGGAGCAACAAAAGCTGGCTTTAAACCATGGGTTGACCAGGATCTGCAGGATGACAGCGAGGTCCCCACACAAGAGGATG AAGGCGAGTGGGTTGACAGCACAGAGGATGACGATCTCCAGCACGTGCCCTACTCACCTGAGCGCCATCCCGAGGAAAGGATGCTGCAGCGATCTCAGGACTTCTACGCACTGATGAACCAGCGCAGGTCGTTGCGCTTCATCAGCCCAGAGCCGGTCCCACGGGAAGTCATCGACAATGTCGTCCGCACTGCAG GTACCGCCCCCAGTGGAGCGCATACAGAACCCTGGACCTTTGTGGTAGTCTTCGACGTGGACACAAAGCATCGGATCAGACTGATagtggaggaagaggaagaggtgaACTACCGCCAGAGGATGGGCGACAAGTGGGTGAATGATTTAGCTAAATTAAG GACAAACTGGATCAAGGAGTACCTGGATGTCGCTCCATGCCTGATCCTGATCTTCAAGCAGACCTACGGCGTTCTGccgaacaagaaaaagaagacacACTACTACAATGAAATCAGCGTGTCCATAGCTTGTGGCATCCTACTGGCTGCACTGCAG AACGTGGGCCTTGTGACCGTCACGTCGACGCCCCTCAACTGCGGCCCCAAACTCAGGCTCCTTCTCAAACGACCGGCCAATGAGAAGCTCCTCATGCTACTTCCTGTCGGTTACCCTGCTAAGGACGCCACCGTGCCTGACCTCACACGCAAGCCTCTGGAGGACATCATGGTGCACATTTGA